One Candidatus Korarchaeum sp. genomic region harbors:
- a CDS encoding redox-regulated ATPase YchF — translation MLIGVVGKTNVGKTTFFSAATLVDAAREDRPFVTIEPNEGVGYVRVASVCTEFGLRCQPKHGWCNGRHRYVPVKLLDVAGLVRGAYKGRGLGNKFLDDLRRANVNILVVDASGSTDSEGNPVPPLTHDPLEDVSIVKEEFSQWVASIIERSRSKIRGKLLSGAPPDEALHEVLTGLEIRREVLRETLESLSIRGSPLDWGAAELRKFCDEVLRRGKPFVIAANKIDVPGSERNLERLRSSLDEPVIPISAEAELILKKASKSGLVRYEPGDRDFDIVDESKLTQPQLRVLRMIRERVFDRFGGTGVQDTLETALFDVLKMKVVFPVENETKLSDKDGNVLPDAMILPMNGTVLDLAEKIHSEIAKKALYGIDVRNKMRISLDYVLKHRDIVKIVAAR, via the coding sequence ATGCTCATAGGGGTGGTCGGTAAGACCAACGTGGGGAAGACGACCTTCTTCTCTGCAGCAACTCTAGTAGACGCCGCTAGGGAGGATAGGCCCTTCGTGACGATAGAACCGAATGAAGGTGTGGGCTACGTTAGGGTAGCCTCTGTCTGCACCGAGTTCGGGTTGAGGTGTCAACCCAAGCACGGTTGGTGCAACGGAAGGCACAGGTATGTCCCAGTGAAACTCCTAGATGTAGCGGGATTGGTCAGAGGGGCGTATAAAGGTAGAGGACTTGGGAATAAGTTCTTAGATGATCTGAGAAGAGCTAACGTGAACATACTGGTCGTGGACGCATCAGGCTCGACGGATTCCGAGGGGAACCCTGTCCCTCCCCTCACCCACGATCCCTTAGAGGATGTGAGTATAGTGAAGGAGGAGTTCTCTCAGTGGGTAGCATCCATAATCGAGAGATCCAGGAGCAAGATCAGGGGAAAACTGCTTAGCGGAGCCCCTCCTGATGAAGCCCTTCATGAGGTCCTAACGGGCCTCGAGATCAGAAGGGAAGTCTTGAGGGAGACCCTCGAATCCCTATCCATCAGGGGATCCCCATTGGACTGGGGAGCCGCTGAGCTTCGCAAGTTCTGCGATGAGGTGCTCAGGAGAGGGAAGCCGTTCGTCATAGCTGCGAATAAGATAGATGTCCCTGGTTCTGAGAGGAATCTGGAGAGGCTTAGGAGTTCCTTAGATGAACCGGTCATTCCTATCTCAGCTGAGGCTGAGCTCATACTGAAGAAGGCCTCTAAGTCGGGCCTAGTGAGGTACGAACCGGGTGACAGGGACTTCGACATAGTTGATGAGAGCAAGCTCACGCAACCCCAGTTGAGGGTCCTGAGGATGATAAGGGAGAGGGTCTTCGATAGGTTCGGGGGAACTGGAGTACAGGATACTCTGGAAACGGCCTTGTTCGATGTCCTAAAGATGAAAGTAGTCTTTCCGGTTGAGAACGAAACTAAGCTTTCGGATAAGGATGGGAACGTTCTCCCTGATGCGATGATCCTCCCGATGAATGGGACTGTGCTTGATTTGGCTGAGAAGATCCACAGTGAGATAGCTAAGAAGGCCCTTTACGGGATAGATGTGAGGAACAAGATGAGGATCTCCCTTGATTACGTACTCAAGCATAGGGATATCGTTAAAATAGTTGCCGCTAGATGA